One region of Catenuloplanes indicus genomic DNA includes:
- a CDS encoding helix-turn-helix transcriptional regulator — protein MDRESMATFLRGKRERIRPSDAGLPHGGRRRTPGLRREEVAQLAQISVEHYTRLEQGRGRHPSPAVLAGIARALRLTDQEREYLFRLGGHAGTAPRGGPSGHVPPGTLKLLDRLGDAGVLVIGAGCQVLAWNPLAAALFEDFSALSSDDRNIVRQYFLQPDPGRPRYGIGSARRFAGIAVSYLRLAASRYPKDPGIRTLIRDLTAGSAEFAALWHGQEMRIEHHSEEILDHPAVGRLTLDFEILSVPGEDQQVVIFTADRDSPEYRALQLLNVIGTQDMTPERTP, from the coding sequence ATGGACCGAGAGAGCATGGCCACGTTCCTGCGCGGCAAACGGGAGCGGATCCGGCCGTCCGACGCGGGCCTGCCGCACGGCGGACGGCGGCGCACCCCCGGCCTGCGCCGCGAGGAGGTGGCCCAGCTGGCGCAGATCTCGGTGGAGCACTACACCCGGCTGGAGCAGGGCCGCGGCCGGCATCCGTCACCCGCGGTGCTCGCCGGCATCGCCCGTGCGCTGCGGCTCACCGACCAGGAACGCGAATACCTGTTCCGGCTCGGCGGTCACGCCGGCACCGCGCCGCGCGGCGGGCCGTCCGGTCACGTCCCGCCCGGCACGCTCAAACTCCTCGACCGGCTCGGCGACGCCGGCGTGCTCGTGATCGGCGCGGGCTGCCAGGTGCTCGCCTGGAATCCGCTGGCGGCAGCGCTGTTCGAGGACTTTTCCGCGCTGAGCTCCGACGACCGCAACATCGTGCGGCAGTACTTCCTGCAACCGGATCCCGGCCGGCCCCGGTACGGCATCGGCAGCGCCCGGCGGTTCGCCGGCATCGCGGTCAGCTACCTGCGGCTCGCGGCGTCGCGCTACCCCAAGGACCCCGGCATCCGTACGCTGATCCGCGACCTGACCGCCGGCAGCGCCGAGTTCGCCGCGCTGTGGCACGGCCAGGAGATGCGGATCGAGCACCACAGCGAGGAGATCCTGGACCATCCCGCGGTCGGCCGGCTGACACTCGACTTCGAGATCCTCTCGGTCCCCGGCGAGGACCAGCAGGTGGTCATCTTCACCGCCGACCGCGACTCCCCGGAGTACCGCGCGCTCCAGCTGCTCAACGTCATCGGCACCCAGGACATGACACCGGAGCGCACGCCCTGA